In Aegilops tauschii subsp. strangulata cultivar AL8/78 chromosome 3, Aet v6.0, whole genome shotgun sequence, one genomic interval encodes:
- the LOC109759621 gene encoding uncharacterized protein, whose amino-acid sequence MELRELARFLMQGTVSYDDLLWQPGLWNANTKMEFIREIHFMVDMDRDANNKLPYAQTKKGCQLAKKKSLGLFDLMQEFTKPKDENNIPRERKEDHLLDSVLFLRNKIVAHYDDEYKAFSGQKEKIGTTKAQIERYVQHSKGDYMIKLARAIKELGWFDSSPLLRGKTHYMEGFYNLRISDGKGKGKAKR is encoded by the exons ATGGAATTAAGGGAGTTGGCTCGCTTCTTAATGCAGGGAACAGTGAG TTATGACGACCTACTTTGGCAGCCGGGTTTATGGAATGCCAACACAAAGATGGAGTTCATTAGAGAAATACATTTTATGGTTGACATGGATCGTGATGCAAATAACAAGCTACCATATGCACAGACAAAGAAAGGATGTCAACTCGCGAAGAAGAAGTCTCTTGGACTATTTGATCTCATGCAAGAGTTTACAAAACCAAAAGATGAGAATAACATACCACGAGAACGTAAGGAGGACCACTTGCTTGATTCAGTTTTATTCTTGAGGAACAAAATTGTCGCTCACTACGATGACGAGTACAAAGCGTTTTCAGGTCAAAAG GAGAAAATTGGCACAACTAAGGCTCAGATTGAGAGATATGTACAACATAGCAAGGGTGATTACATGATAAAACTGGCGAGAGCCATAAAGGAGTTAGGGTGGTTCGATTCGTCTCCACTTCTTCGAG GTAAAACCCACTATATGGAAGGATTCTACAACCTGAGGATATCCGATGGGAAAGGAAAAGGCAAAGCAAAACGTTGA